The genomic DNA ATTCGCAAATCAGCACATCACAGCGTTCAATCGTGCTCGGATCAGGTAACAATGGCAAATCGCGTCGGCCCAGATCCCCTGTGAAGACGATTCGTTTCCAGATTCCATCCTCCTCGAGATCGACTTCGGTAATCGCAGAGCCGAGAATGTGTCCTGAGTTGAGGAAGCGAATGCGAAACCCGCTGGCGATTTCGTGACGCTTCTCAAAGTCGAGCGGCTCAAACAACTCCATCAAACCGTCAACATCATCCTGGTCATACAACGGCTCAACTGAAGGATGCCCCGGTTTCAAATGTCGAGACAGGTAACGGGAATCTTCCTGCTGAATTTTGGCGGCATCTTTGAGCATAATCTCAACAAAGTCAGCCGTGGCAGCTGTACAGAAGACGCGACCACGAAATCCCATCCGGAACAAGCGGGGCAGGTTTCCGCTGTGATCGATATGCGCGTGCGACAGGATGACGACATCGATGTCGCGAGGATCGTAGGCGAACTCCTCATTCTTGCGTCGCGATTCCGCACGGCGTCCCTGAAACAGCCCGCAATCAAAGAGGATTTTACGACCATCAGATTCCAGCAGATGCTGACTCCCCGTGACTTCTCCAGCAGCTCCGTGAAATGTGAGTTTCATGTTTGATTCCGTTTTCTTGCCGAGATCGAGCCGAGTCTGTTCTTATAACCGCTTATAAGCCTGACTTAATCAATTAAATCTGGGGTGGCGGGGGCGCTCCGCGATAGCGGAAGCCCCCGGAAGTCCAACGATTCGGGGCTTCTTTTCGAGACCGCCTCCGCGATCCGTCGTCTTCGAATCGGTTCAATGTCGAGTCTGATCTTATGTAGAGTTACGAAAACATATCCCGAAATGTCACCAAAGTCGATCTCATCGAAGGTTTGGAATGACGGGGTCCCAAGTCACAGACCTCCGTTCCGGTACTCACTCCCGTTCCTTTCGTAATTGCTCTTAGCAATGGATTTGTCTATTCTTAGAGAAGTTCAATTTTTTTTGACACCTGAAAATAAGTAGATTCGTTCCATGGGAAGAAGTTTCGAAAACCGGAAGCATTCGATTGCTAAGACTGCTGCGCAGAAGTCCAAACTCTATTCACGCTACGGCAAAATGTTGTACGTGGTGGCCAAGAATGGTGTGCCTGAACCGGAATCGAACCCGGCTTTGAAGAACATGATCGAAAAGGCAAAAAAGGAACAGGTTCCCTCCCACGTTATCGAAAAAGCGATGGAAAAAGCCCGGGGAGCTGGGGGCGAAGACTACTCGGAAGCCAAGTATGAAGGCTTCGGGCCGGGCGGATGTTCAGTTATCGTCGATTGCCTGACAGATAATCCGACGCGCACATTTACCGACGTCCGCAACTGCTTCAACAAGGGCGGCGCGAAGTTGGGAAATACTGGGACGGTCGCTCATTCGTTCGATCACCTTTCAGTCCTCTCCTTCAAGGGAGACGATGCCGACCAGATTCTCGAAGCCTTGCTCGAAGCGGATGTCGATGTCGATGATGTTGAAAGTAATGATGGTCAACTCACCGTATTTGCAGCGGCGACAGACTTTTTCAAAGCCAAGCAGGCGCTTCTGGAAATGCAACCCGACATGGAATTCGACGTCCAGGAAATTGCCTTTGTCGGACAATCCGATGTCGAACTTAGTGGAGACGATGTCGAAGCTTTTGAAAAGTTTCTGGATCTACTCAATGAGTGCGACGACGTGCAAAACGTGTATCACAATGCGAAATTTCCGGATTAATACTCTCTCGGTCAGGGTGTAATTTACTTTTGCTGAATCTCATGAGTTTCCAGTAGCCTTACCGCTGAATGTGATTTCTCGATAAGACTGAGTTTATTGAAGGTGTGATATGTCGGATGAATCTTCACGGCGGTCTTCTAAATCTCCCAAACGCCGCAAACGTCGAACTCCTGAATTGCAACGGGAATTGCCTGCCAAAGTCGTTCGCAAGAAGTCATCGACGCCGTCCAGAAATAACAAGAAAAAACCGGCTCAGAATTTGACACCAATCATTGGTGCAGTGGTTGGTGTGATTGTCTTAATAGGAATTGGCCTGCTGGTCAATTCGTTGTGGACATCGGTGCCGAATCTGAATGTGATGACTGCTCAGTTGAATGACAGTCATGATGATGTGATGAACGAAGCGATCTCTCTGATTAAAAAAGAGATGAC from Rubinisphaera italica includes the following:
- a CDS encoding YebC/PmpR family DNA-binding transcriptional regulator — its product is MGRSFENRKHSIAKTAAQKSKLYSRYGKMLYVVAKNGVPEPESNPALKNMIEKAKKEQVPSHVIEKAMEKARGAGGEDYSEAKYEGFGPGGCSVIVDCLTDNPTRTFTDVRNCFNKGGAKLGNTGTVAHSFDHLSVLSFKGDDADQILEALLEADVDVDDVESNDGQLTVFAAATDFFKAKQALLEMQPDMEFDVQEIAFVGQSDVELSGDDVEAFEKFLDLLNECDDVQNVYHNAKFPD